From the Aspergillus puulaauensis MK2 DNA, chromosome 1, nearly complete sequence genome, the window TACACCGAATCTACCTAAGTAATATGAACAATGACGCCTGCGTATCAGCCATAATGCAAAACAGAAAGTTGGCGGGGAGAACAGTGTTGTCCCCATCTACCAATACCTTAACGCTCGCTGATGCTTGAAAATAATATGTTAACAAGAAATAAACCAAGACGTATAAAGTAACTCAAGAAGGTGAGAGGCATATCAAGTGTAATAAACAAAGCCACTTCTGCAATGCACCCCCGGGTATTCCATGCTGATGCTCCGGTTCCAAATTGAACAGTCGAATGATAACcgataagataagaaatgAAAAAGTTGAAATATGTAGTCGGGAAGGGCGAAGAGAGTTGCAGTTAGTGCCTCTTAGACGCCAGCGAAGCGAGTTTGTTGCGGCGTTCCATCTTGTCCTTCTTAGCTGCAGCCTCTGCAAGCATGtctgcttcatcctcacGTCTGGCTGCAGCCAGCGCCAATGCTTCCTCTTGCTCCACATCACCTATACCCGCCTCCATGTCGGAAGATTCTGAGTAGTAGTCGTCATAGCCATCCGCGTATTCaccctcgtcttcttcatctgttCCAAGATATTCGTCTCCCCGTGATCGTTTATTTGCCCTGAACTGACCCCGGCGATCGCCATTTCGACTCGGAAGATTGGCAGTGCCACGGTATTCTAGCTGGGAAGGCGGCGGCCTTGCAGTGCCCTTGTAGGTTGGCTCTTCAGTTTCTTGTTTGTTGCCAGACTTTAGATTTCCAAATTTGCCAGCTGCAGATGtggcagaagaagagcccCCCCGCTTTGCCTGTTTGGTGtctttctccttcgcctGTGCCTCCATCAACCGTTTCTTGCGCTCCATTTTGCTCAGCTTCTCCTTGGGCACTGATTGATGTTTGAACATCCCCACCTGGGTGGGAGCATTCTGTTGCGCAGCTTTTGCCTTTGCCATTAGTTCCGCATAGGAACCTTTTGGTGGAGGTTTTGATGAGACCGGCGGCGTCTTCCTGGCAGTCGCTACATTACTGCTAGCTGTGGATTTTGTTGGTTTTGTCATGGTAGTTGGGCGCTGGTTGGAGAGCGCTGGGGTATTTGTTGATTTCCCGGGCGCTGGTCTGGAGGGGATCTTTGCCTCAGGCTTCTGGTTCCGTGGCAGGGGCTCCTCGGCTTTTCGTTTTGTCCCCGCTGGGACTCCATTCTTTCGCTCGACAGTGGCAGGACGACCCGTAGGCGTTGATTTGCGAGTCTCTGGTTTCAAATTTGATGACGAGATAGAAGGAGATGGCGCGGGAGAGGATGTAGGAATCGGTTTCGGTTTGCCCGTCTCGATGGACGAGAGGACAGAATCGAGGAACTGGGCATGGGTCAGTGGCAACTTCAAAAGACTAGGGCATCGGATTACTTACACTCATTTTTGTCGCCGACCTCTTGATCGACCTTAGATCaagcgagggcgaggatgaggtaTTTATGCAAGCAGTTTCACCGTCGGTGGTCGGTGCGAACAGGCAGCTTCATGACTCCGTCAGTGGACACCACCGGAGTAGTTCGATAGGTGATAAGCCTATTCACGTCCTTATCGTGGCTATGTCGAGCTGGCAAAAGGATTATGACGCCACCAGGTTATTTCGCCTGTTGGCAAGTGATCCTCAAGACATTCACACGAGGCTGGGTCTCGGGTTCACGAAAGATAAAGGACACCGTCAACCATGTTGTAGAAAGACCCAGTCACGTGAGCGTTGCGCCACACCACTCGCTTAGTCTGCCCCAGCCACGGGCACTAGCCACAACGCACTTTTCCGCTAATTTGGTGATCTTGAACTTTTCGCTTTTTTCCTTTCTAACCACGACATCAACTCAACCCCGAACTCGACGTTTCAGTCTCCGCCCAACTTGCGGTTAAATCGATTGATTCTCTTGTTCATTACACAAATTAAACGGTATGTGTTGCCGTCACTGGCACCGGAAGGCAGCTCGGAATGTCAATACTAATCGCTCGTTTTCAATATAGTTCAAAATGAAGCACCTCGCAGCCtacctcctcgtcgcccttgcTGGCAACGAGAGCCCCTCTGCTTCCGACATTAAGGAGGTTCTGTCCTCCGTCGGTGTTGACGCTGACAACGAGCgcctcgagaagctcatcgCTGAGCTCCAGGGCAAGGACATCAACGAGGTTCGTTTTGACAGATGCATTTGAAATACTTGGCCAGCAGACTAATGAAACCTCTTCTGCAGTTGATCGCTGAGGGTACCACCAAGCTCGCTTCCGTTCCctctggcggtggtggtggtgctgccgCCCCCGCTGCTGGTGGCGCTGCCGCCGCTGAGGcccctgctgctgagaaggaggaggagaaggaggagtcCGACGAGGACATGGGCTTCGGTCTCTTCGACTAAGCGCATCAATCGCTTTCTTACAAAAAGTGGTATATTCGTGGGGGACAGGACTCTGGCTGTTAAATTCAATATTGGACAGAACACTGCTAGCCAAGCCTGCATATCTGCGGCTTGTGTAATGCTGTTACGAATTATGCATACGTGAGCTCGAAAGAGTGGTAGCCAATACAGATCGTCTGACCTCCCCGAATTGTCTACATGTGCCatatagtaaattagttTGAACTGTAGAGCGAACGGCTTCAAAATTGTACATAACCCGTAAATCGCCATCTACGATCCAATGAAACGGCAAGATTGCTATGAAAGAACTGAAAGCGATTGGAACAATGCTTGATAGGCCAGAATGGAGAGCCTTGACCAGGGCTCCATTTTCAAAGTTGTATTTCCCAAAGGAGTTAGCGTGGTAGGGCTTGACCCTTCGCTTAGACGAGCCCTTCCGCCCACCTCACCCAGAAGCGGTACAGTGAGCCCGCCGAACGTTCAACAGCGACACGCCATCCGACAACCATCGTCCTTTTCGCTTTTCGAGTTTCATTCGAGAAGCGACCTTGAGAGGAACAACCCGCCAAAATGTCTGACGTCGAATACGTGAGTTTTTCCCAGCCCTTGACGGACCGATATTAGATTCGAAAGGATGCTAACAAATTTCTCTAGAACGCCGAGGAGGCTGCCGGTACGTTGCATCTCGAAACAAacccaatcccaatcccccgTAATCCCCGTGAACATGCGCTGTGAAGAATTCTTGGATGGGCCGTTGCGAAGCTGGAACGAAATTTCGAAACTGGTTACAGGGAGATGATGGGAATGTTGTTATGTGGACAATGGGAAGCAGTCACCAACTCGCAGACGCAGCACAATTACACACACTCGAATAACGGAAATATGAGGACAAGCGCGCTGACAGGTTTCTACTTGGACAgagatcaagaagagaagacagTTCCGCAAGTTTACCTACCGCGGAatcgacctcgaccagctcCTCGACCTCTCCTCCGAACAGCTCCGTGATGTCGTTCACGCTCGTGCCCGCAGACGCTTCAACCGCGGTCTGAAGCGCAAGCCCATGGGTCTCATCAAGAAGCTTCGCAAGGCCAAGCAGGAGGCCAAGCCGAACGAGAAGCCCGACCTCGTCAAGACTCACCTCCGTGACATGATCGTCGTCCCCGAGATGATTGGCTCCGTCATTGGTATCTACTCCGGTAAGGAGTTCAACCAGATCGAAGTCAAGCCTGAGATGGTTGGTCACTACCTTGGTGAATTCTCTATCTCTTAGTACGTATTCCGATTTCCCGATTATGAGAGTCACGTGGGATGAACGCTAACGCCCCCTACAGCAAGCCCGTCAAGCACGGTCGTCCCGGTATTGGTGCCACCCACTCTTCTCGTTTCATTCCCCTCAagtaaagaagaaaagcttTGCTTGGTTGTTACGTGGAGGATTTGGGCGTACAGGAGAACAAAAATCAAAATACGAGAGGATCGGATGGATACCATTTGCGTTTGAATAGGGTTCATCTGCTTGTATGTCAAGTGCGGGTCAGCTTTTGCATCTCAATACAATGGTCTTGTCGGCATGAAAATCACGAGTCCTGCACCAAGGGATTCTATACCTGTCTCACCAGGTGGGAGGTAGGAGCCTGGCTCTTTCTAGTGTAGAAAGGGTCTAATTTAACGAAATTTATCTCATTTTCTTCAAATATTCGCCATGACTATGGAATGAGAGTAGACCAGTAACTACCCACGTAGTATTTGCAAGATATCAGTGACCCAGGATTGGCCTAACAGACCGTCCCCCATAACCTCTTCTCATGGCGCCTTCAACTGTTGTCACGGAGCACGCACTGGAAATAGTCACCGATGAGCTTCCCAAGCTTAGTCCACTGCGCTCTAATCTCGTCCCTCATGCTTCTCGGATCCAGCCCATGCTTCATGAACTCCTCATGCACGTTCGCAAAAGTCTTCCTCACTATGGTCCTAAACCCAGGAACGGTGCAATATTCCGCCTCCTTTGACACAAGCTCCGCCAGCAGTGTCCAAGTAAGCAATCCATAATCTAGACTGATTTCGCCAGCTCCAAGAAAATCCTCCCATCCACCTTTGACGAACTCTGGAAACGTAAGCTCGGGGAATTCCTGCGAGATTTGGAGTGTCACTTTCGCCAATGTCCATGCATGCACGGCGCGAATAGGATGCCCTTCATAAGGGTAAGCCACGGGGTCGATACGCGAGAACCGCAGCGCACAGTTCAAGAACGCGTGGTTGAGTCCGTTTTCAGAAATGTCCGACACGATTAGTTCGTCGAGGATAGAGACAAATGGTTGCTTTGTTTTGGGGCTCGCGCATGCAATAAGCGCCTGCAAGGTGACTGACAGCCTGTGTTTATCATCACCTGCCTTGCCAGATTGCAACAGGGCAAATGCGTGTTCGCAAACCTCTCCTGCGTCGCCAGTCGGCTCGGGGCTTTCATCGCTGGAGCACTTCTCACATTGACAGGTGAAGAAATATCTCTCGCGTAGCTCTTTCTGCCGGATGCGTTTGGGATATGTGGTGTCGACGTAGGATATGAATATCTGCTCATCTTTGGCGATGGGCCGAATGGCTTTGATGTAAAGTTCTGGGCCGTCGAATCCCACGACAGCATTGTATTCGCAGCTGTGGTTGATCAGGGCTGCGTAGGGGTGTATGTACAGACCAATCCGGTCGTAGAGTGCGTTTGTCAAGTTAAAGGAATTCAAATCAAACTGACACCGACAATCATTAGAACTGATGCAACTCAAAAAAGGTGCCCGCCCCATTCTTGTTAAATTGATCGAGTTGGGCTCACCTTTGCACCAAAATCAGACAGAAGCTCCTCTTCGATACCTGATTGTGAATACTGTTTGACAGCCTTCGAGGTGAGAGAGATGCGTTCCCACTGCTCCGGATTTCCTTCACGTATGTCCCGAATATGAGTCTCAAGAGTCTGGAACGACTCTAGTTCCTCTCGCGTGTAGTCATTCTTCTTCGCACCGATACGCAACACCATACGCATAATTGCTCTGGCATTGATAGGGAGAATTTTGGGGTGCAAGCCCTTGTAAATTGGACATTCGCGAGAATGAACTAGTTTCCAATCCTTTGCCTGACAAGTCTATACACACAAAGTCAGTTCAGACTTCATGGCTTCAAAAATTGAAAGAAAACCGCATAGATACGTACCGCATCGCAATACTTGACGACCTGGCATCCCGTACAAGCCTTCAACACAACCTTGTTATCGGGATCGGCTTCAAGTTGTCTTTTCCCAAAACACCCAGAGCAGGTATCAGCAAGTCGTGGTGTATCTAGCACCGCGACGTATGGACTTTGGATGTGCAGGACGTTATCACTAGGGCGAAAGTCACTGGAGGCAAAGAGACCTCTTCCTAGGCCGTTTGGAGCCGAGCCAGGGGCTGTTTGGGTCTGGAAAGATGACTGAGACGCTGAGCCAGACATGACTATTTTGAATTGATGTGTTAGAGAGATGATGTTTAGATCATTGTTTGTTCTAGTTTTGATGTTAGCTATGTATGGTCGGTCCTAGGTGAGGCTTGAGAGGTGACATACCGGGTTTGAGGGGTTCAAGAGCGACTGAgggattgttgttgaggTCAATGAATTAAATACAGCAAGCCCGACTCTGAAAATTTTGAGCGAAAGGCCGGAGtgggtggtggtgacggTAAAGTGTTTTGAGACTGAGTTGTTGTGTTAGTGAAGATTGCTTTCCCCTCCGCCCTGAAAGAATTCTATGGTTTGCTACAAATCAAACTTCACTTTACAGCCGCTTATTTTTGAATCAgaaatttatatttatattggAAGTCGAGATTGGATATAATCACTATACTACAAATAGAAAACATACACTGCCAATGCTGCCAATTAATCAAATCATTCATAATATCCAGTTCAAATGTCTTTTCTCGCTCATACACGGCCCACATGTAAACTCCAGAAGAGCCGCGAAGCATCTAAACGATATGCgaaaggaagcggaagagaTGAAAAGCCATCGCAATGAATTCCTTAGGCTTTTAAAGGAGAAACTGGTAGCCCATAACCGGCTAAACAAAAAAAGGTCTATCAAGATGGAGGGGTCTCGTCCACTACCTACGCCAAACCAATGGGCGTTTCTGCCGGAGAACAAAAGAACACAGAATACAACAACCAGTGAGAGTATCCAGAAACTTTTAGTCGCTTTTATTTTACAGAAGCTTGCCGCCGACAAAGTTGGACCAGGTCCGGACTTCACTGGGGATGCCATCGGCACGGGGAAGCTTCTGGTTCATGGCTTGGGCGAAAAGTTGAGCAGTCTGATTTAAATCGTTAGTAGATTGTTCCTCTTATACAAGAGTGGCTGGGATATATTTACCTTGGTTTCCATGAAAAGAGGGACACCGAAGTCAACTGCATTTCGTCTCATAACATagtcctcgtcgaggagAGTCTTGCCACGGGTCTTGGCCAGGTTGAAGCAGCCACGGATATCATACTTCTGGAAGACTTCACGAAGGGCACgcttgtccttcttggggAACTCAATCACCTGGACGGAGGCGCTGTCCTGGGTAGCGGACTCGATGTGAGTCTTGACTTCAGGGCTGGCAGCGAAGAACTTGAAGCCCAGAGGCTGGAGGTAGTCGACAATCTGGGCCAGAGCAGGGTTGTTGATATCACCACCCAGCAGGATACCCTCACCAGGCTCAGGCACACGGAAGTTCATGGTGGACTGCAATGAAGCCCAGTACGCCTCAACAACGTCCTTACCGAAACAAGCAATTTCACCGGTACTGGACATCTCAACACCGAGGAACggatcagcaccagcaaggCGGGTCCAGGAGAACTGGGGAACCTTGGTTGCGAGATAGTCACGCTTGACCTCCATGAGGTCAACAGGCTCAGGAACATCACGGCCAACGAGAGCCTTGGTGGCAACATCGATGAAGTTAGTTCCGAGAACCTTGCTGACGAAGGGGAAAGAGCGAGAAGCGCGGAGGTTGCACTCAATGACCTTCAGCTGAGGCTCAGCACCTTCCTGGTCGGCCTTGATGATCTGCATGTTGAAGGGACCGGTGATGTTCCAGGCCTTGGCAACCTTCTCAGCAATCTCCTTGACACGGCCCATGATAGGCTTCTCAAGGGAGGCAGGGGGGAGGACAAGGGTGGCGTCACCAGAGTGCACACCAGCAGGCTCAACGTGCTCACTGATAGCGTGGAGAAGGAGCTTTCCATTAGAGGCAACAGCGTCAACATCAATTTCCTCGGCACCCTCAATGAACTTGGTGATGACGACAGGGTGGTCGGGAGAGACAGCGCTAGCGTTGAGGAgtttctccttcagctcctcctggctgTGGATAACGCTCATGGCGGCACCGGAGAGGACGTAACTGGGGCGGACAAGAACGGGGTAGCTAACAGTTTCGGCGAAACGCTCAGCTTCAGAAACGGAGGTCAGCTCCTTCCAGGCAGGCTGGTCAACACCAATGCTATCCAAGATCTGAGAGAACTTGTGACGATCCTCGGCGTTGTCGATGTCCTTGGGGTTAGTACCAAGAACGTGGGCACCGCCAGTCTCTTGTAGGCGGAGAGCAATGTTCTGAGGAAGCTGGCCGCCGACGGAGACAACCACACCGCTGGCGGTTTCAAGTTCATAGATATCCATAACTCGCTCATAGCTGAGTTCTTCGAAGTAAAGCTTGTCGGCAGTATCGAAGTCAGTAGAGTAGGTCTCAGGGTTGTAGTTAATCATGACTGTCTTCTTGCCCATGTTTCTCAATGAGAGGGTGGCGTTAACTGCGCACCAGTCGAACTCGACTGAGCTACCGATACGGTAGACACCACTTCCAAGAATGATGGTGCCATGGTCATCGAAGGTGACATCATGGGAAGTAGCGTTGTACGTGGTGTAGAGGTAGTTGGTGTCAGCAGGGAACTCCGCAGCCAGAGTATCGATCTTCTTGACCCAGGGTCTGATGCCGAATCCCTTCCTGCGGGCGCGgacatcatcctcggagGAGCCGACAAGGGAAGCAATCTGCTTGTCAGAGAACCCGAGCTTCTTTGACTTGAGCATCAGCTCCTTGTTGACTCCAAAGAGGCTGCCGATCTCCGTGAGCTCGTGCTGGTTGTCAACAATGTTTTGGAGCTTGTAAAGGAACCACTTGTCAATCTTGGTCAACTCATGAACCTTGTCAACAGAGTAGTTCTCGTGGAGCATAGCCTGGCCGACGGCCAACCAGCGGCGGTCGGTGGGGTTCTTCAGAACTTCATCGAGGTTCTCAAACTCGTCACCCTGGAATCCAACATAGCGGGGATCCACCTGGCGAATAGCCTTCTGGAAAGATTCCTCAAAGGTACGGCCAATAGCCATGACCTCACCCACGGACTTCATCGCACTACCGATATCACGGTTCACATGCTGGAATTTGCTCAGATCCCAACGGGGGATCTTGGTGACGATGTAGTCCAAACTAGGTTCGAAGTTGGCAGTGGTTGTCTTGGTAACAGCGTTGGGGAGCTCGGGAAGAGTGTGGCCCAGACCGATCTTCGCAGCAGTATAGGCGAGAGGGTATCCAGTAGCCTTGGAGGCGAGAGCCGAGGAACGGGAGAGACGGGCGTTGACCTCAATAACGCGGTAATCAAGACCGTCAGGCTGCAGAGCATACTGCACGTTACATTCACCAACGACACCAAGGTGACGGACAATCTTAATAGCGGCGGTACGGAGCATGTGATACTCCTCATCGGAAAGG encodes:
- the RPS15 gene encoding 40S ribosomal protein uS19 (BUSCO:EOG092658SK;~COG:J;~EggNog:ENOG410PIWK;~InterPro:IPR002222,IPR005713,IPR020934,IPR023575;~PFAM:PF00203;~antiSMASH:Cluster_1.6;~go_component: GO:0005840 - ribosome [Evidence IEA];~go_component: GO:0015935 - small ribosomal subunit [Evidence IEA];~go_function: GO:0003723 - RNA binding [Evidence IEA];~go_function: GO:0003735 - structural constituent of ribosome [Evidence IEA];~go_process: GO:0006412 - translation [Evidence IEA]); the encoded protein is MSDVEYNAEEAAEIKKRRQFRKFTYRGIDLDQLLDLSSEQLRDVVHARARRRFNRGLKRKPMGLIKKLRKAKQEAKPNEKPDLVKTHLRDMIVVPEMIGSVIGIYSGKEFNQIEVKPEMVGHYLGEFSISYKPVKHGRPGIGATHSSRFIPLK
- a CDS encoding uncharacterized protein (COG:S;~EggNog:ENOG410PU25;~InterPro:IPR013256;~antiSMASH:Cluster_1.6), yielding MSFLDSVLSSIETGKPKPIPTSSPAPSPSISSSNLKPETRKSTPTGRPATVERKNGVPAGTKRKAEEPLPRNQKPEAKIPSRPAPGKSTNTPALSNQRPTTMTKPTKSTASSNVATARKTPPVSSKPPPKGSYAELMAKAKAAQQNAPTQVGMFKHQSVPKEKLSKMERKKRLMEAQAKEKDTKQAKRGGSSSATSAAGKFGNLKSGNKQETEEPTYKGTARPPPSQLEYRGTANLPSRNGDRRGQFRANKRSRGDEYLGTDEEDEGEYADGYDDYYSESSDMEAGIGDVEQEEALALAAARREDEADMLAEAAAKKDKMERRNKLASLASKRH
- the aspf8 gene encoding ribosomal protein P2 (COG:J;~EggNog:ENOG410PRUB;~InterPro:IPR044076,IPR027534,IPR001859,IPR038716;~PFAM:PF00428;~antiSMASH:Cluster_1.6;~go_component: GO:0005840 - ribosome [Evidence IEA];~go_component: GO:0022625 - cytosolic large ribosomal subunit [Evidence IEA];~go_function: GO:0003735 - structural constituent of ribosome [Evidence IEA];~go_process: GO:0002182 - cytoplasmic translational elongation [Evidence IEA];~go_process: GO:0006412 - translation [Evidence IEA];~go_process: GO:0006414 - translational elongation [Evidence IEA]); its protein translation is MKHLAAYLLVALAGNESPSASDIKEVLSSVGVDADNERLEKLIAELQGKDINELIAEGTTKLASVPSGGGGGAAAPAAGGAAAAEAPAAEKEEEKEESDEDMGFGLFD
- a CDS encoding S-adenosylmethionine-dependent methyltransferase (COG:B;~EggNog:ENOG410PP8F;~InterPro:IPR001214,IPR002893;~PFAM:PF01753,PF00856;~antiSMASH:Cluster_1.6;~go_function: GO:0005515 - protein binding [Evidence IEA]): MSGSASQSSFQTQTAPGSAPNGLGRGLFASSDFRPSDNVLHIQSPYVAVLDTPRLADTCSGCFGKRQLEADPDNKVVLKACTGCQVVKYCDATCQAKDWKLVHSRECPIYKGLHPKILPINARAIMRMVLRIGAKKNDYTREELESFQTLETHIRDIREGNPEQWERISLTSKAVKQYSQSGIEEELLSDFGAKFDLNSFNLTNALYDRIGLYIHPYAALINHSCEYNAVVGFDGPELYIKAIRPIAKDEQIFISYVDTTYPKRIRQKELRERYFFTCQCEKCSSDESPEPTGDAGEVCEHAFALLQSGKAGDDKHRLSVTLQALIACASPKTKQPFVSILDELIVSDISENGLNHAFLNCALRFSRIDPVAYPYEGHPIRAVHAWTLAKVTLQISQEFPELTFPEFVKGGWEDFLGAGEISLDYGLLTWTLLAELVSKEAEYCTVPGFRTIVRKTFANVHEEFMKHGLDPRSMRDEIRAQWTKLGKLIGDYFQCVLRDNS
- the CPA2 gene encoding carbamoyl-phosphate synthase (glutamine-hydrolyzing) CPA2 (COG:F;~EggNog:ENOG410PH1U;~InterPro:IPR011607,IPR036914,IPR036897,IPR011761, IPR016185,IPR005479,IPR005483,IPR013815,IPR005480, IPR006275;~PFAM:PF02786,PF02222,PF07478,PF02787;~SMCOG1090:acetyl-CoA carboxylase biotin carboxylase;~antiSMASH:Cluster_1.6;~go_function: GO:0005524 - ATP binding [Evidence IEA];~go_function: GO:0046872 - metal ion binding [Evidence IEA];~go_process: GO:0006807 - nitrogen compound metabolic process [Evidence IEA]); the encoded protein is MVLAARCGQATSSLLRQRCLAESRRSALALRSFTSQTNTARSTASALRLQQKTPSPWRPQQLRSFSSALCRLAAESSTGDSLFSSGIIRPGANLVDVKKVLVIGSGGLSIGQAGEFDYSGSQALKALKEAGVQSVLINPNIATIQTDHKLADEVYYLPVTPEYVTYVIERERPDGIFLSFGGQTALNLGVQMNRMGTFERYGVRVLGTSIKTLETSEDRDLFSKALNEINIPIAESIAVGTVDEALKAAGEVGYPIIVRSAYALGGLGSGFANNPEELKNLASRSLTLSPQILVEKSLRGWKEVEYEVVRDASNNCITVCNMENFDPLGIHTGDSIVVAPSQTLSDEEYHMLRTAAIKIVRHLGVVGECNVQYALQPDGLDYRVIEVNARLSRSSALASKATGYPLAYTAAKIGLGHTLPELPNAVTKTTTANFEPSLDYIVTKIPRWDLSKFQHVNRDIGSAMKSVGEVMAIGRTFEESFQKAIRQVDPRYVGFQGDEFENLDEVLKNPTDRRWLAVGQAMLHENYSVDKVHELTKIDKWFLYKLQNIVDNQHELTEIGSLFGVNKELMLKSKKLGFSDKQIASLVGSSEDDVRARRKGFGIRPWVKKIDTLAAEFPADTNYLYTTYNATSHDVTFDDHGTIILGSGVYRIGSSVEFDWCAVNATLSLRNMGKKTVMINYNPETYSTDFDTADKLYFEELSYERVMDIYELETASGVVVSVGGQLPQNIALRLQETGGAHVLGTNPKDIDNAEDRHKFSQILDSIGVDQPAWKELTSVSEAERFAETVSYPVLVRPSYVLSGAAMSVIHSQEELKEKLLNASAVSPDHPVVITKFIEGAEEIDVDAVASNGKLLLHAISEHVEPAGVHSGDATLVLPPASLEKPIMGRVKEIAEKVAKAWNITGPFNMQIIKADQEGAEPQLKVIECNLRASRSFPFVSKVLGTNFIDVATKALVGRDVPEPVDLMEVKRDYLATKVPQFSWTRLAGADPFLGVEMSSTGEIACFGKDVVEAYWASLQSTMNFRVPEPGEGILLGGDINNPALAQIVDYLQPLGFKFFAASPEVKTHIESATQDSASVQVIEFPKKDKRALREVFQKYDIRGCFNLAKTRGKTLLDEDYVMRRNAVDFGVPLFMETKTAQLFAQAMNQKLPRADGIPSEVRTWSNFVGGKLL